The proteins below come from a single Nocardiopsis gilva YIM 90087 genomic window:
- a CDS encoding elongation factor G-like protein EF-G2 encodes MADKSGPATTGRALKADRPTDIRNVVLVGHSGAGKTTLMEALLHASGATSRVGRVEEGTTVSDYDDVEIRQKRSVNLAMAPFRSGNVKVNLLDTPGYADFVGDLRAGLRAADAALFVVSALDGVDGRTRLLWDECAAIGMPRAVAITKIDHHRADFAGTVQECQAAFGDGVLPAYVPVYSGEGDARTVRGLMGLISQRYYDHSGPERTESAPPEGLDGEIDAMRNALIEGVIQESEDETLMDRYMEGGDLDPEMLITDLEAAVVRGGFHPVLAISSTQGIGIQELLDELPRSTPSPVERRLPDDVTTVDGKPVTGLSCDPDGPLLAEVVKTVSDPYVGRVSLVRVFSGTMRPDAVVHVCGHGLAERGHDDHDVDERIGALSIPMGKNSEPCGEVIAGDVCAVAKLTQAETGDTLSDKERPLRMPPWSFPEPLLPVAVSAAAKSDEDKLSQAVSRLSSEDLTLRVEVNPETHQMVLWCTGEAHLDVALDRLRERYGVRVETDDVRIPLRETFAVPAQGMGRNVKQSGGHGEYGICKIEVEPLPSGAGLEFVDKIVGGVVPRQFIPSVEKGVRSQMEHGVKSGYPLVDIRVTLYDGKAHSVDSSDMAFQKAGRLALKDAAEHAKTSMLEPVDEVAVLVADDYMGAVMSDLSARRGRVIGTEALENGRTLIRAEVPQLEITRYAVDLRSVSHGTGTFDRRYLRHEPLPPQLAEKFRQEEQATS; translated from the coding sequence ATGGCGGACAAATCCGGTCCAGCGACCACCGGCAGGGCACTTAAGGCCGACCGACCGACGGACATACGCAACGTCGTGCTGGTCGGCCATTCCGGAGCAGGAAAGACGACGCTGATGGAGGCCCTGCTGCACGCCTCCGGTGCCACGTCCCGGGTCGGGCGGGTCGAAGAGGGCACGACGGTCAGCGACTACGACGACGTGGAGATCCGGCAGAAGCGCTCGGTCAACCTCGCGATGGCCCCGTTCCGCTCGGGAAACGTGAAGGTGAACCTGCTGGACACGCCCGGCTACGCCGACTTCGTGGGCGACCTGCGCGCCGGGCTGCGCGCGGCCGACGCCGCGCTTTTCGTCGTCTCGGCGCTCGACGGCGTCGACGGCCGCACCCGCCTGCTGTGGGACGAGTGCGCGGCCATCGGCATGCCGCGCGCCGTCGCGATCACCAAGATCGACCACCACCGCGCCGACTTCGCGGGCACCGTGCAGGAGTGCCAGGCCGCCTTCGGCGACGGCGTCCTGCCGGCCTACGTTCCGGTGTACTCCGGCGAGGGCGACGCGCGCACCGTGCGGGGCCTGATGGGGCTGATCTCCCAGCGCTACTACGACCACTCCGGGCCGGAGCGGACCGAGAGCGCGCCGCCCGAGGGCCTCGACGGCGAGATCGACGCCATGCGCAACGCCCTGATCGAGGGGGTGATCCAGGAGAGCGAGGACGAGACGCTCATGGATCGCTACATGGAGGGCGGCGACCTCGATCCCGAGATGCTCATCACCGACCTGGAGGCGGCCGTGGTCCGGGGCGGATTCCACCCCGTGCTCGCGATCTCCTCGACCCAGGGCATCGGTATCCAGGAGCTGCTCGACGAGCTGCCCCGTTCCACGCCGTCGCCGGTCGAGCGGCGGCTCCCGGACGATGTGACCACGGTGGACGGTAAGCCCGTCACCGGGCTGAGCTGCGACCCCGACGGCCCGTTGCTGGCCGAGGTGGTCAAGACCGTCAGCGACCCGTACGTCGGCCGGGTCAGCCTGGTGCGCGTCTTCTCCGGAACGATGCGCCCGGACGCCGTCGTCCACGTCTGCGGGCACGGTCTGGCCGAGCGGGGGCACGACGACCACGACGTCGACGAGCGCATCGGCGCACTGTCCATTCCGATGGGCAAGAACAGCGAGCCCTGCGGCGAGGTCATCGCGGGCGACGTCTGCGCCGTCGCCAAGCTCACCCAGGCCGAGACCGGCGACACGCTCTCCGACAAGGAGCGCCCGCTGCGCATGCCGCCGTGGTCGTTCCCCGAGCCGCTGCTCCCGGTGGCGGTGAGCGCCGCCGCCAAGAGCGACGAGGACAAGCTGTCCCAGGCGGTCTCCCGGCTGTCGTCGGAGGACCTGACCCTGCGCGTGGAGGTGAACCCGGAGACCCACCAGATGGTGCTGTGGTGCACGGGCGAGGCCCATCTGGACGTGGCGCTGGACCGGCTGCGCGAACGCTACGGTGTCCGCGTCGAAACCGATGACGTGCGCATCCCGCTCCGGGAGACCTTCGCGGTCCCGGCCCAGGGGATGGGCCGCAATGTCAAGCAGAGCGGCGGGCACGGCGAGTACGGCATCTGCAAGATCGAGGTGGAGCCGCTGCCGTCGGGGGCCGGGCTGGAGTTCGTCGACAAGATCGTCGGCGGCGTGGTGCCGCGCCAGTTCATCCCGTCGGTGGAGAAGGGCGTGCGCTCCCAGATGGAACACGGCGTGAAGTCGGGCTACCCGCTCGTGGACATCCGGGTCACCCTGTACGACGGCAAGGCGCACTCGGTGGACTCCTCCGACATGGCGTTCCAGAAGGCGGGGCGGCTTGCGCTGAAGGACGCGGCCGAGCACGCGAAGACGTCGATGCTCGAACCCGTGGACGAGGTGGCGGTGCTGGTGGCCGACGATTACATGGGGGCGGTGATGAGCGACCTGTCGGCCCGGCGGGGCCGGGTCATCGGCACCGAGGCCCTGGAGAACGGGCGCACCCTGATCCGCGCCGAGGTACCCCAGCTGGAGATCACCCGCTACGCCGTCGACCTGCGCTCCGTCTCGCACGGCACCGGCACGTTCGACCGCCGCTACCTGCGGCACGAGCCATTGCCGCCGCAGCTCGCCGAGAAGTTCCGGCAGGAGGAGCAGGCCACCTCGTAA
- a CDS encoding WhiB family transcriptional regulator, with translation MWNRDWAGRGLCRETDPDAMFVQGAAQNRAKLICRGCPVRTECLADALDNRVEFGVWGGMTERERRALLRRRPDVDSWQNLLSNARDAYEQNSEAEGQLLA, from the coding sequence ATGTGGAATAGGGATTGGGCTGGCAGGGGTCTGTGCCGGGAGACGGACCCTGACGCCATGTTCGTCCAAGGAGCCGCCCAGAATCGGGCCAAGCTCATCTGCCGGGGCTGCCCGGTGCGCACCGAATGTCTGGCCGACGCGCTGGACAACCGCGTGGAGTTCGGTGTCTGGGGGGGCATGACCGAACGCGAGCGCCGCGCCCTCCTGCGCCGACGGCCGGACGTCGACTCGTGGCAGAACCTCCTCTCGAACGCGCGCGACGCCTATGAGCAGAACTCCGAAGCCGAAGGGCAGCTTCTCGCCTAG
- a CDS encoding CPBP family intramembrane glutamic endopeptidase yields the protein MPWSESIPQFSLIAMILGIVLMAYAAIGEPILGRYAYAWLRRRRETETGALVRFYGLTIALQWLWVALIVVILVLSPALTLADLGLRAPDQWGPLLAALVGFAVAGAVIWLLGRNRGGGKKGKGHGRRRGPAAPEADEPYGYAPDQGHGYDAPYGIGANAAAGPDAASDHRPEGYPDDPERSGPQLPATPTPGAEVIEALTPHTAAERRLAAALAVTAGVGEELLYRGLFIALGVSFGLPVWAAAIISCVLFAIAHLYQGWWGLVGPGLVGVLFTVVYLGTGSLIIPILLHILIDVRGLLFPGGDRGGHSGGRGAGRRGGRRGRGRSADQGAVRRPARSGGGRRRRGASSR from the coding sequence GTGCCGTGGTCCGAGAGCATTCCCCAATTCAGTCTCATCGCGATGATCCTCGGGATCGTTCTGATGGCGTACGCCGCCATTGGCGAGCCGATTCTGGGACGCTACGCCTACGCCTGGCTGCGCCGCCGACGCGAGACCGAAACCGGCGCGCTGGTGAGGTTCTACGGCCTGACCATCGCCCTGCAGTGGCTCTGGGTCGCGCTCATCGTCGTGATCCTGGTGCTCTCGCCCGCCCTGACCCTCGCCGACCTCGGTCTGCGCGCGCCGGACCAGTGGGGCCCACTGCTGGCCGCCCTCGTCGGCTTCGCCGTGGCAGGCGCCGTGATCTGGCTGCTCGGCCGGAACAGGGGCGGCGGAAAGAAGGGGAAGGGGCACGGCCGGCGGCGCGGTCCCGCGGCCCCCGAAGCCGACGAACCCTACGGCTACGCGCCCGACCAGGGGCATGGATACGACGCGCCCTACGGCATCGGTGCCAACGCGGCTGCCGGACCGGACGCCGCTTCCGACCACCGCCCCGAGGGCTACCCGGACGATCCGGAGCGCTCCGGCCCCCAGCTGCCCGCCACGCCGACCCCCGGCGCCGAGGTGATCGAGGCCCTCACCCCGCACACGGCCGCCGAGCGGCGGCTGGCCGCGGCGCTGGCCGTGACCGCGGGTGTCGGTGAGGAACTGCTCTACCGCGGCCTGTTCATCGCCCTCGGCGTGAGCTTCGGCCTGCCGGTGTGGGCGGCGGCGATCATCTCCTGCGTGCTCTTCGCGATCGCCCACCTTTACCAGGGCTGGTGGGGTCTGGTCGGCCCCGGCCTGGTCGGTGTGCTGTTCACGGTGGTCTACCTGGGAACGGGAAGCCTGATCATCCCGATCCTGCTGCACATCCTCATCGACGTGCGCGGCCTGCTCTTCCCCGGCGGCGATCGCGGTGGCCACAGCGGGGGCCGCGGTGCCGGGCGGAGGGGCGGTCGCCGTGGGCGCGGCCGGTCCGCCGACCAGGGTGCTGTTCGACGGCCCGCTCGGTCCGGCGGCGGTCGGCGACGGCGCGGCGCGTCGTCCAGGTGA
- a CDS encoding barstar family protein, which translates to MPRSLPEFRDELTKLPSPPREVHLTGWGEFAEKWPEHAEELRGIMVEHRDRNPETVVTYTDSPAEISTVIDLGGVADARDLHLLLKQALDFPWFYGKNWDAFWDAITGLVELPAAIRFTGWRHLEAVSPRDARMLRQCLDDYLAESTRDGEHVTVVYGD; encoded by the coding sequence ATGCCCCGGTCGCTGCCGGAGTTCCGCGACGAACTCACGAAACTCCCATCGCCGCCCCGGGAAGTCCATCTGACCGGATGGGGCGAGTTCGCCGAGAAATGGCCCGAGCATGCCGAAGAGCTCCGCGGCATCATGGTTGAACACAGGGACCGGAACCCGGAAACAGTCGTCACCTACACGGACAGCCCGGCCGAGATCAGCACGGTCATCGACCTCGGTGGCGTGGCGGACGCGCGCGACCTGCACCTGCTGCTCAAGCAGGCGCTCGACTTCCCGTGGTTCTACGGCAAGAACTGGGATGCCTTCTGGGACGCCATCACCGGCCTCGTCGAGCTCCCGGCCGCGATCCGGTTCACCGGATGGCGGCACCTCGAAGCGGTCAGTCCCAGGGACGCCCGCATGCTGCGGCAGTGCTTGGATGACTACCTCGCTGAGAGCACCAGGGACGGGGAACACGTGACGGTGGTCTACGGGGATTGA
- a CDS encoding alpha/beta hydrolase → MSDALSEFTSRSRPERQQLTTPDGVHLDSVLIRADARTTRGTAVVLANGFTGTWRSPDTKMIASRMLPVGDVMTFDFRGHYASTGDSTVGNHEVYDLQAVIEHLRGLGYTSIATVGFSMGAAVVVRHAGLFGGVSAAVAVSGPSQWFYRGTSRMRLLHFGVEQPLGRWFLRVARQVRVTDQAWNPMPQDPVELAPMVAPAPLLVVHGDRDSYFPLVHAHRIHDAASEPKELWIEPGMGHAERSLTPRRAERIAEWLAANQAAVPEPENG, encoded by the coding sequence GTGTCCGACGCCCTTTCAGAATTCACCTCCCGGTCTCGCCCCGAGCGTCAGCAGCTGACCACCCCTGACGGGGTCCACCTCGATTCCGTCCTGATCCGCGCCGACGCCAGGACGACGCGCGGCACGGCGGTCGTCCTCGCCAATGGATTCACCGGCACGTGGCGCAGCCCCGACACCAAGATGATCGCCTCCCGGATGCTGCCGGTGGGCGACGTCATGACCTTCGACTTCCGCGGCCACTACGCCTCGACGGGAGACAGCACGGTCGGCAACCATGAGGTCTACGACCTGCAGGCGGTCATCGAGCACCTGCGCGGCCTCGGCTACACGTCCATCGCCACCGTGGGCTTCTCCATGGGAGCCGCCGTCGTCGTGCGCCACGCCGGACTGTTCGGCGGTGTGTCGGCGGCCGTCGCGGTGAGCGGACCCAGCCAGTGGTTCTACCGGGGAACCAGCCGGATGCGGCTGCTGCACTTCGGTGTGGAACAGCCGCTGGGCCGCTGGTTCCTCCGCGTCGCCCGCCAAGTCCGCGTCACCGACCAGGCCTGGAACCCCATGCCCCAGGACCCGGTCGAACTCGCCCCCATGGTCGCCCCGGCCCCGCTCCTGGTCGTGCACGGAGATCGGGACAGCTACTTTCCCCTCGTCCACGCCCACCGCATCCACGACGCCGCCAGCGAACCCAAGGAACTGTGGATCGAACCGGGCATGGGCCACGCCGAACGCTCCCTTACCCCGCGCAGGGCCGAACGCATCGCCGAATGGCTCGCCGCCAACCAGGCGGCGGTCCCGGAGCCCGAGAACGGCTGA